A DNA window from Camelina sativa cultivar DH55 chromosome 13, Cs, whole genome shotgun sequence contains the following coding sequences:
- the LOC104734464 gene encoding uncharacterized protein LOC104734464, with protein sequence MESETLVESAIRVLNTSDPFEKAKLGDSIAVKWLQGEIAETYDPTVDLSVPDRPARLPMKLVSPSLMPKLGRAGSLQSRQAIVHSLVHTESWAIDLSWDIIARFGKQEKMPRDFFTDFVLVAQDEGRHFTLLAARLEEIGSTYGALPAHDGLWDSATSTSQDLLARLAIEHCVHEARGLDVLPTTISRFRNGGDHETADLLEKVVYPEEITHCAAGVKWFKYLCERSKHPECTITSIESDESSEEIIKKFHSVVREHFRGPLKPPFNAEARKAAGFGPQWYEPLAVKESTA encoded by the exons ATGGAGAGCGAAACCCTAGTTGAATCGGCGATTAGGGTTCTAAACACATCGGACCCGTTCGAAAAAGCCAAGCTTGGCGATTCGATTGCCGTCAAATGGCTCCAAGGTGAAATAGCCGAAACCTACGATCCAACCGTCGATCTCTCTGTCCCGGACAGGCCGGCTCGACTTCCGATGAAACTGGTGTCTCCAAGTTTGATGCCGAAGCTAGGAAGAGCTGGTAGCTTACAGAGCAGGCAAGCCATTGTTCATAGTCTCGTTCATACTGAAAGCTGGGCTATTGACTTATCTTGG GATATAATTGCTCGTTTTGGTAAGCAAGAGAAGATGCCTAGAGACTTCTTTACGGATTTTGTTCTCGTTGCTCAGGATGAAGGCCGTCACTTCACTTTGCTTGCAGCTCGGCTTGAAGAAATTGGTTCTACTTACGGTGCATTGCCTGCTCATGACGGTCTTTGGGACTCTGCTACCTCCACATCTCAGGATCTTTTGGCTCGTTTGGCTATAGAGCATTGCGTTCACGAG GCTAGAGGGCTTGATGTACTGCCTACTACCATATCTCGGTTTAGGAACGGAGGCGATCACGAGACTGCAGATTTACTTGAGAAAGTTGTGTATCCTGAAGAAATCACTCACTGTGCAGCTGGGGTCAAATGGTTTAAGTATCTATGTGAACGGTCCAAGCATCCAGAATGCACCATCACCAGCATAGAATCAGATGAAAGCAGTGAAGAGATAATCAAGAAGTTTCATTCGGTAGTAAGAGAGCATTTCAGAGGGCCGTTGAAACCGCCTTTTAATGCTGAAGCAAGAAAAGCTGCTGGCTTTGGTCCTCAGTGGTATGAACCTCTTGCTGTCAAAGAGAGCACTGCCTAG